In Streptomyces qaidamensis, one DNA window encodes the following:
- a CDS encoding polyprenyl synthetase family protein has protein sequence MTEQVLDRVSGYERWFNTLFEEYFDTLSVGLGAPSFSRFTPECLRLLRELSLRGGKRMRVVLLHEAARLVTEEPVEGLEAAALSVELLQTHGLVHDDLIDDSPTRRGGPSTYYAYRERFPARPQAALGLTVLAGDLALALSLRVLLEAKVPVAVRQAMIEVQTRAAADTFVGQIVDLERDFAAAPGEEVLHCVADYKSARYSVLAPLQLGLLAAGEQPALFEKELREYARLVGICGQMRDDYLDLFGDASVMGKPTGTDIRDGKHSYTVSVLLAAVDDAERRVVEAALGDPSCLTETIAAVREIGERRGVPGRMQADMRRCAEQATEVAAGWRSRWREEAVTFFEHLPLWSVNRTR, from the coding sequence ATGACCGAGCAGGTTCTCGATCGTGTCTCTGGATATGAGCGCTGGTTCAACACGCTCTTCGAGGAGTACTTCGACACGTTGAGCGTCGGGCTGGGTGCGCCGTCGTTCAGCCGTTTCACTCCGGAGTGCCTGCGGTTGCTGCGGGAGTTGTCCTTGCGGGGCGGGAAGCGGATGCGGGTCGTTTTGCTGCATGAGGCGGCGCGTCTGGTGACGGAGGAGCCGGTCGAGGGGCTGGAGGCTGCGGCGCTGAGTGTCGAGCTGCTGCAGACTCACGGCCTGGTGCACGACGATCTCATCGACGACAGCCCCACCCGCCGCGGCGGCCCGTCCACTTACTACGCCTACCGTGAGCGGTTTCCTGCCCGGCCGCAGGCGGCCCTTGGTCTGACCGTGCTCGCGGGGGACCTTGCCCTCGCCCTGTCGCTGCGGGTGCTGCTGGAGGCGAAGGTGCCTGTGGCGGTGCGGCAGGCGATGATCGAGGTGCAGACGCGGGCGGCGGCCGACACGTTCGTGGGCCAGATCGTGGATCTGGAACGCGACTTCGCCGCCGCGCCGGGCGAGGAGGTCCTGCACTGCGTGGCCGACTACAAGTCCGCCCGCTACTCGGTTCTCGCGCCTCTGCAGCTCGGGCTCCTGGCCGCTGGCGAGCAGCCGGCGCTCTTCGAGAAGGAGCTGCGGGAGTATGCGCGGCTGGTGGGGATCTGCGGGCAGATGCGCGACGACTACCTGGATCTGTTCGGGGACGCATCCGTCATGGGCAAGCCGACAGGCACCGACATCCGCGACGGCAAGCACAGCTACACGGTCAGTGTCTTGCTGGCGGCCGTCGACGACGCCGAGCGTCGCGTGGTGGAGGCCGCGCTCGGCGATCCGTCTTGCCTGACGGAGACCATCGCCGCCGTTCGGGAGATCGGGGAGCGCCGTGGTGTGCCGGGCAGGATGCAGGCGGACATGCGCCGCTGTGCGGAGCAGGCCACCGAGGTGGCCGCCGGCTGGCGGTCACGGTGGCGGGAGGAAGCGGTCACCTTCTTCGAACACCTGCCGCTGTGGAGCGTCAACCGCACCCGGTGA
- a CDS encoding ABC transporter permease has product MRFALIEQARNRLALLIVVLFVPLWTTLAFTVVESAPLRFRIRPVGRTVVMDGNILLQINGALQALSLVIAFMMFVATVRSAPFDQRLVRAGFPRSGLALAKCSALLLVSAVVAAYTTAWMHLFWRPEQPLVLAAGMFTGALVYGGIGMVLAAVVRSELAGMFLAIMISSIDLVLQNPLINPDADSLVVRLLPAYAAVQTSVAAAGLRVVPASCLLLGGGWAVGIAALGITVFAARTRTRLPRAGARAASTGVEHAAPVS; this is encoded by the coding sequence TTGCGGTTCGCGCTGATCGAGCAGGCCCGTAACCGGCTGGCGCTGCTCATCGTGGTCTTGTTCGTGCCGCTGTGGACCACGCTGGCGTTCACGGTGGTGGAGTCTGCCCCCTTGCGGTTTCGGATTCGTCCGGTCGGCCGCACGGTGGTCATGGACGGCAACATCCTGCTCCAGATCAACGGTGCGCTGCAGGCCCTGTCGCTGGTCATCGCGTTCATGATGTTCGTCGCCACAGTCCGCTCCGCGCCGTTCGATCAGCGCCTGGTACGCGCTGGCTTTCCCCGGTCGGGTCTCGCGCTCGCCAAGTGCAGTGCGCTCCTTCTGGTCTCGGCCGTGGTCGCTGCCTACACCACCGCGTGGATGCATTTGTTCTGGCGGCCTGAGCAGCCCCTGGTGCTCGCCGCGGGTATGTTCACCGGCGCCCTGGTCTACGGCGGTATCGGGATGGTGCTGGCGGCCGTGGTGCGCAGCGAGCTGGCCGGCATGTTTCTCGCCATCATGATCAGTTCTATTGATCTGGTGCTGCAGAACCCGCTGATCAACCCGGACGCGGACAGTCTCGTGGTGCGTTTGCTGCCGGCCTACGCCGCGGTGCAGACCTCTGTGGCTGCCGCCGGTCTGCGGGTGGTGCCGGCCAGTTGTCTGCTGCTGGGGGGAGGCTGGGCGGTGGGCATAGCTGCGCTGGGCATTACCGTCTTCGCCGCCCGGACCCGCACCCGCCTCCCGCGCGCGGGGGCCAGGGCAGCGTCGACGGGCGTCGAGCATGCTGCGCCGGTGTCGTGA
- a CDS encoding wax ester/triacylglycerol synthase domain-containing protein produces the protein MNPFLAPSPADLVLVKAEELAEHPDANARIGAVLHLTGAVPDLAGLREYVTAHLDGLPCLTHVLTGNGPTARWMPADPDMTRHVRAQHAGGDPEALETAVCHALREPWPEEAPAWRMILLHGHVPDGFALLYLSHHAVQDGANIVAVLDALFGPRALPHQLPAPARDASRPPRAGLRQTARSTVSLLRHARQHRLWQSASHPLSSRRHLLWAQAPSAGLRAAARDGGASINDVYLTAVVHAITQWAKDAWPRATGTTIPVMVPVNVRTPDEVAVPGNRLFLSRIDLPGGTMPVERRLARTRAVTSVLKSAGHKTVLRAALTRLPRRLLQLLVDASTVPGRLTICASYLVVRQPLHYGEAAVHRIDPIMCCPPGVPLAVVAATYEETTSVSFRIDTALPGADSLPERWRQAVTELTRSAPPPQGSTP, from the coding sequence ATGAACCCATTTCTGGCTCCCAGCCCCGCCGATCTCGTCCTGGTCAAGGCTGAAGAGCTTGCGGAGCATCCGGACGCCAACGCGAGGATCGGGGCAGTACTGCACCTGACCGGCGCTGTGCCCGATCTCGCCGGCCTGCGCGAGTACGTCACCGCCCATCTGGACGGCCTGCCCTGTCTGACGCACGTCCTGACCGGCAACGGACCGACCGCACGGTGGATGCCAGCGGACCCGGACATGACCCGGCACGTCCGCGCCCAGCACGCCGGCGGCGATCCGGAGGCTCTCGAGACGGCAGTGTGTCACGCGCTGAGAGAGCCGTGGCCGGAGGAAGCCCCGGCCTGGCGCATGATCCTTCTGCACGGTCACGTGCCCGACGGGTTCGCTCTGCTCTACCTCAGCCACCACGCCGTTCAGGACGGCGCCAACATCGTCGCGGTGCTGGATGCACTGTTCGGTCCGCGGGCGCTGCCTCACCAACTCCCTGCGCCCGCCCGGGACGCCTCCCGGCCCCCGCGGGCCGGCCTGCGCCAAACCGCCCGCAGCACCGTGAGCCTGCTGCGCCACGCGCGCCAGCACCGCCTGTGGCAATCGGCCTCGCATCCGCTGTCGAGCCGCCGCCACCTGCTGTGGGCCCAGGCTCCCTCCGCCGGTCTGCGCGCCGCGGCCCGCGACGGCGGGGCCAGCATCAACGATGTCTACCTCACCGCTGTGGTCCACGCGATCACCCAGTGGGCCAAGGACGCTTGGCCCCGCGCCACTGGCACGACGATCCCTGTGATGGTTCCCGTCAACGTGCGCACGCCCGACGAAGTCGCGGTCCCCGGCAACCGGCTGTTTCTGTCCCGGATCGATCTGCCCGGCGGCACCATGCCGGTGGAGCGGCGCCTGGCGCGCACGCGGGCCGTCACCTCTGTGCTGAAGTCCGCCGGACACAAGACGGTGCTGAGAGCGGCCCTCACCCGGCTTCCCCGACGACTGCTCCAGCTTCTCGTGGACGCGAGCACCGTCCCGGGCCGGCTCACCATCTGCGCCTCCTACCTCGTGGTGCGTCAGCCTCTGCACTACGGCGAGGCGGCAGTGCACCGCATCGACCCCATCATGTGCTGCCCGCCCGGCGTCCCCCTGGCCGTCGTGGCGGCGACGTACGAAGAGACCACCAGCGTCTCCTTCCGCATCGACACCGCCCTTCCCGGCGCCGACAGCCTTCCCGAACGCTGGCGCCAGGCCGTCACGGAGCTGACGCGCTCGGCCCCGCCACCCCAGGGCAGCACCCCGTAG
- a CDS encoding ABC transporter ATP-binding protein: protein MSSLDPVLRVRGVRKGYRQRPVLRGVSLDLSAGQLVGVVGENGAGKSTLLRILAGDLVADGGVVERAGLLGCCPQDTVLHQAFTVEQHLQFFQAAYGISSLTRSLELLERLNFSDYRHERVGALSGGTRQKLNLVLALMHDPQVLLLDEPYQGFDWETYLRFWDLAADLRDRGCAVLVVSHLAYDASRLDTLYRLEAGVLQETEQTEPGRAAV, encoded by the coding sequence GTGAGCTCGCTTGACCCGGTGCTGCGGGTGCGAGGTGTGCGGAAGGGCTACCGGCAGCGTCCTGTCCTGCGCGGAGTGTCGCTTGACCTTTCTGCGGGTCAACTGGTGGGCGTCGTCGGTGAGAACGGCGCCGGTAAGAGCACCCTGCTGCGCATCCTGGCCGGAGATCTCGTCGCTGATGGCGGTGTAGTGGAGCGGGCCGGCCTGCTGGGCTGTTGCCCGCAGGACACCGTGCTTCACCAGGCTTTCACCGTCGAGCAGCACTTGCAGTTCTTCCAGGCCGCCTACGGCATCAGCAGCCTGACCAGGTCCTTAGAGCTGTTGGAGCGGTTGAACTTCAGCGACTACCGGCACGAACGGGTGGGCGCGCTCAGCGGCGGCACACGCCAGAAACTCAACCTGGTCCTCGCCCTGATGCACGACCCTCAGGTGCTGCTCTTGGACGAGCCGTATCAGGGCTTCGACTGGGAGACCTACCTGCGGTTCTGGGATTTGGCAGCCGACTTGCGGGACCGGGGCTGCGCGGTACTGGTGGTCTCCCACCTTGCCTACGACGCCTCCCGCCTGGACACCCTGTACCGCCTTGAGGCTGGCGTACTGCAGGAGACGGAGCAGACCGAACCGGGGAGGGCAGCGGTATGA